Part of the Halostella litorea genome is shown below.
GGGCGGCGCTGGCGGAGTCCCTCGACAAGTACGAACGGCGGCTCGAGGACACCGGGTCGGCCGGGTCCGGGGAGTAACCGGCGGTCCCGGTGTGGCCGGCCGCGGCCCGCGCCTTTTTTGCCGCGACGGCCGAACGTGTGCCCATGAGCGACATCACGCTGTACGAACTCGACGGTTGCCCGTACTGCGAGAAGGTCCACGAGCGCCTGCAGGAACTGGGGGTCGACTACGAGAGCGTCTGGGTCGAGGGGCTCCACTCCGAGCGCGATGAGGTGGCCCGCGTGTCGAACCAGCGCTCGGTGCCGGTCCTCGTCGACGAGGAGTACGGCGTGACGATGGGCGAATCCGAGCGCATCCTGGAGTTCATCGAGGCGACGTACGCGTAGGGCGAACGCGCGCCCTCAGAACTCCGTCACGACGGGGATGCCGACCGTGTCGAACTCGCTCATCGCAGCGATCCGGTCGGGGACGTCGCCCAGCCCGATCGTCTCCGAGACGATCGCGCCGGGGTTCAGTTTCCCGCGCTCGACCATCCGGAATATCTCGTCGTAGCTTGTCGGCGGCATCCCGAAAGAGCCCAGGAAGTCGACCTCCTTCATCACCATCTCGTCGGTCGGCAGCGGGATCTCCCCGCCCTCCTCGCCGGTCGTCAGGCCGATCTGGAGGTGCTGGCCGCGGCTGCCGAGGCTGGCGAGCGCGTT
Proteins encoded:
- a CDS encoding glutaredoxin family protein; the encoded protein is MSDITLYELDGCPYCEKVHERLQELGVDYESVWVEGLHSERDEVARVSNQRSVPVLVDEEYGVTMGESERILEFIEATYA